In Sphingobacterium sp. SYP-B4668, the sequence AATTGATCATGCACATAAGGATCTATTTCAAGGAAATTACACGAATGGATACCGAAGGATCCTAAACATAGGAAAGTAAAGATGATATATTTATATGTCTTTTTCATAACGTTTTGCTTTAATGGCCCAGTATTAGAGAGAGAGCTGAAGGTTGAAAGTAAAGGATCTAGTCAACGGATAGACCGACCCATTGGAATTAGCCTGCTCTGGATCCCAAAGCTTCACATTATCCCAGAGATGTAGATTATCCCCTATAATGGAAATTCGAATTCCCTTGGTATAAATGCTCTTGGCCCAGGCCTGTGGAACGGTATACCCCAGTTCTAATGTCTTCAATCGAAGATACCCTGCATCGGCCAGCCAATGGGTCGAGGGACGATTATTGTTGCTGTTTTCGCCATAGGTTAACCTAGGGAAACGAGCGTTCAGATTTTCTGTTGCTGGGTCTCCTGAATAAGAGGCTGGGACGTAGCGATTACCTGGGTCGTTTACGATGGAAAGTACGTTGCCGGTTTGTCCGCCAACAAATGGATAATATCCTTTGCCGCCCATGAAGTAATCCACTTGATTCGCTCCCCTGAAGAATATGTTAAGGTCAAAATCTTTCCAAGAGGTGCTTAAAGCAAAACCGTACAGAAACTTAGGTATATTGGAATCGCCTATTGGGACGATGTCATCGGAGTCGACCTTTCCATCGCCATTGACATCCATGTATTTGATATCACCAGGCATCAGATTACCAAACTGAGTAGGACTATTTTCGATATCCTGTTCATCTTTGAACAATCCAAGCGCGATGAGCCCTCTGGTCACATTATTACTAGTTCCCTTTTTTCCCAGATAAGGGTAACGTGGTTTTACCTCATCATAGTCGATTATCCTATCCCTAGTTATTGTAAAATTACCGCGACCTTCAAAAGTAAACTCGCCCACCATTTTACGATAAGAGACTGTCCCGTCTGCCCCCCAGCTTTTCATCCGTCCAACATTCCCCCAAGGAATAGTAGAAGTACCGATAGTCCCTGGTAATGTAGCTCGTTGCATGAAAATATTGTCACGGTGATCGAGAAAGCCATCGATATTGATGGTAAGATCGTTAAAAAGTGTAAGGTCAAGTCCGAAATTCTGCTTGACAGCCTTTTCCCATACCAACCCCGTTGACCCCATAACTTCTTCAGTGACCCCGCCATAATTGGTCTGCCCTTGATCCCCAAAAACATAGGAAGGAGCCGACATATCTAAAGTAGTAAGATATGGAAAACGTACATTTCCACTGATCTGGTCATTACCGACCAATCCAAATGAGTAACGGAACTTAAGGAACGATATAAAGGCTAGGTGCTCTTGCATGAAGGAATAGCTCGTAGGAACCCAACCTGCCGAAACAGAGGGGAAAAAGCCCATACGCTCTCCTTTCGGAAAATTTTCAGAACCATTATATCCGAAGTTACCTTCGATAAAATAAATATCATCCAGAGAAGCTGTGACACGGGCAGCAATACCTTGACTCCTTCTAGGAATAGCGTAGAGAGATGTTCCAGCATCGGTACGTTGCAGGTCTCTTTGATTATATAGAAACATGGCCGCTGTACGGATACGTTCATCCAAAAGATTTTTCTCGTAATTAGTCTTAGCTTCTATATATATCGTCTTTACACCGAATGAATTAGAACTAAAATTAGAAGGTGTAGCTACAACAGTTTTTTGTGTCAAGAGGCGACCATTATTCCAATCCCTGCCTACAGCCTTATATAAATCAGGCATCTTGGTCCTACCGGTAGTATAATAATTAGCATTGTCAAAGGAGACTAATCCAGAGGCCGAAAGTCCTTCTGTGATAAAGGAAAGGTCTTGTTTTAGATTAATAATGGACTCTATGGTATTGCTCTTCTCAGTATAAAAACCGGTCTTATTTAATAAGACACTGGGTGAAGTCTGATCTTCCTCTTTGCCATAAGCTGGGAATTGTCCGTTCGAAAAAATAACTGGAACCGTCATCGGCGTGAGATTGGCTGCGGCCTCCCAAATCCTATCGGTAGTACCCAATCCGGGACGATTAAGATCAATCAATTTAGCTGACAGAGATAGCCCCAAAGAGGTCGTTTTTGTAACATCGACGTCGATATTAGATCGAAAACCGTACTGCTGACGTTTGACATTGGAGTTATAATCCTCCATGCCGCTCTGCTTATAGATTGCATCGTTACCACGATAGGTACCGCTCATAAAATAACGGGCTACCTTACCTCCCCCTGAAATATTGAGATTGGCCTGCGTGCCCCACGTCTTGGGTTTGAGAATTTCATTTTGCCAATCCACGTCGGGATACAGATCTGGATCCATATTATATTTAATAATATCGAAGATTTCTGAAGAATAGACAGACTTCTCGCCACGAACGAGCCTTGCTTCATTTGCAAGGGTGGCATAATCGTATGCATTTAGATATTTTGGAAGTCGGGGTAGATATTCAACCATAGATTTAACATTGGCACTAATGGACATTTTACTTTCGCTACCGCGCTTTGTGTTGATAAGCACAACACCGTTTGCACCACGAGCTCCATATACTGCCGTAGCAGAAGCATCCTTTAGTATTGAAAAACTTTCGATATCCTGTGGATCAAGATCATTGAGACTGCTTGCTCCCCGATCGACACCGTCAATGAGTACTAAGGCACTGCTATTGGCGCCGAAAGTACTAATCCCTCGAATCCAAAACTCGGATACATCCTTACCAGGTTCGCCACTTCCCTGTACCCCAATAAGTCCTGCGATTCTTCCCGCAAGCATATTCGATAGAGATGTAACTCCACCACGGTTCAATTCCTTGACATTGACCGTAGAGATTGCCCCTGTGACACTGATCTTTCGCTGGACTCCATGTCCGACAACTTGTACTTCTTCGAGGGAAGAATTGATTGCGTCAAGTTCGATATTGATGATTTGATTGGGATTTTCGGAAATGTCAATTTCCTTGAGGCTATATCCGATAGAACGAAAAACAAGAACGGATTTGGCAGAAACATTGATTTCGTAATTTCCCCCATTGTCCGAGGAAACCATATTTGTCGAATCCTTCTTAGGAAAAACGACAACTCCTGCCAATGGAGACTTACTTTCAGCGTCAACAACTATACCTTTTATTTTCGATTGTCCGAACGCAATACTCGGAGCCA encodes:
- a CDS encoding SusC/RagA family TonB-linked outer membrane protein, with protein sequence MYIKKISPIVLFVLLAPSIAFGQSKIKGIVVDAESKSPLAGVVVFPKKDSTNMVSSDNGGNYEINVSAKSVLVFRSIGYSLKEIDISENPNQIINIELDAINSSLEEVQVVGHGVQRKISVTGAISTVNVKELNRGGVTSLSNMLAGRIAGLIGVQGSGEPGKDVSEFWIRGISTFGANSSALVLIDGVDRGASSLNDLDPQDIESFSILKDASATAVYGARGANGVVLINTKRGSESKMSISANVKSMVEYLPRLPKYLNAYDYATLANEARLVRGEKSVYSSEIFDIIKYNMDPDLYPDVDWQNEILKPKTWGTQANLNISGGGKVARYFMSGTYRGNDAIYKQSGMEDYNSNVKRQQYGFRSNIDVDVTKTTSLGLSLSAKLIDLNRPGLGTTDRIWEAAANLTPMTVPVIFSNGQFPAYGKEEDQTSPSVLLNKTGFYTEKSNTIESIINLKQDLSFITEGLSASGLVSFDNANYYTTGRTKMPDLYKAVGRDWNNGRLLTQKTVVATPSNFSSNSFGVKTIYIEAKTNYEKNLLDERIRTAAMFLYNQRDLQRTDAGTSLYAIPRRSQGIAARVTASLDDIYFIEGNFGYNGSENFPKGERMGFFPSVSAGWVPTSYSFMQEHLAFISFLKFRYSFGLVGNDQISGNVRFPYLTTLDMSAPSYVFGDQGQTNYGGVTEEVMGSTGLVWEKAVKQNFGLDLTLFNDLTINIDGFLDHRDNIFMQRATLPGTIGTSTIPWGNVGRMKSWGADGTVSYRKMVGEFTFEGRGNFTITRDRIIDYDEVKPRYPYLGKKGTSNNVTRGLIALGLFKDEQDIENSPTQFGNLMPGDIKYMDVNGDGKVDSDDIVPIGDSNIPKFLYGFALSTSWKDFDLNIFFRGANQVDYFMGGKGYYPFVGGQTGNVLSIVNDPGNRYVPASYSGDPATENLNARFPRLTYGENSNNNRPSTHWLADAGYLRLKTLELGYTVPQAWAKSIYTKGIRISIIGDNLHLWDNVKLWDPEQANSNGSVYPLTRSFTFNLQLSL